A genomic region of Sulfobacillus acidophilus DSM 10332 contains the following coding sequences:
- a CDS encoding hypothetical protein (PFAM: HPP family~KEGG: amv:ACMV_11890 hypothetical protein~SPTR: Putative uncharacterized protein), translating to MMNRRLRAWRRYPAAKIPLAGALWAACLLGGLAWLDHAVRADVLFLVPPFAATLSILYYLPQQPVAQPAPVVFGSTLGATIGTLFHLVGVHGPAWAALAAIVLFWLLPRIGLYHPPGIALSMFPLLLHPGLWFPVTVVLPFTLIAVSSHWVLSRRWPGWPKYPREE from the coding sequence ATGATGAATCGGCGATTACGCGCATGGCGTCGATATCCCGCCGCGAAGATCCCCTTGGCGGGAGCCCTATGGGCCGCATGTCTTTTAGGCGGATTGGCCTGGCTCGATCACGCCGTACGCGCCGACGTCCTCTTTTTAGTTCCGCCGTTTGCCGCAACCCTCAGTATTTTATATTATCTGCCCCAGCAACCGGTGGCCCAGCCCGCCCCCGTCGTGTTTGGCAGTACCCTCGGGGCCACAATCGGCACTCTCTTTCATTTGGTAGGGGTCCACGGCCCGGCTTGGGCCGCACTGGCCGCTATCGTGCTGTTCTGGCTTTTGCCCCGTATCGGCCTCTATCACCCGCCCGGCATCGCGTTATCCATGTTCCCCCTGTTATTGCATCCTGGCCTTTGGTTTCCCGTAACGGTCGTATTGCCCTTTACCCTGATTGCGGTTAGCTCCCACTGGGTTTTGTCCCGACGCTGGCCAGGCTGGCCGAAGTACCCCCGAGAGGAATAA
- a CDS encoding ammonium transporter (PFAM: Ammonium Transporter Family~TIGRFAM: ammonium transporter~COGs: COG0004 Ammonia permease~InterPro IPR001905~KEGG: afo:Afer_1995 ammonium transporter~PFAM: Ammonium transporter~SPTR: Ammonium transporter;~TIGRFAM: Ammonium transporter~manually curated; TC 1.A.11), producing MINNLTWNRIYEEAPNMYVPDPAYLNAGDTAWQLMSATLVGLMSVPGLAVLYGGLVRRKFAVNSALMVLYAFAMVLVVWVLYGYRLGFGVPAHLGPGILSQLMGIPGPALSAATEQGRAQIPLLQNAMPGLRMPSSALIYFQFVFAAIAPGLLAGAVLGRMNFKAWMIFVPLWSTLVYSIQAFWLWGGGWLAQLGAVDYSGGYVIHVAAGVSGFVAAWTIGPRLARDRQDKPHNLLFALLGAGILWLGWNGFNGGDPYFANADAAAAVINTNVAAAVALLAWLFLDVFAHNRASLTGAINGMIAGLVAITPAAGYVNGSGAIVIGLAAGIIPWLTMNRWGHRGLFARVDDSLGVVHTHAIAGAVGGLLTGVLADPHMVEYLARGHGAGVAVTGWLYGNPHQFFVQLLALAVVVAYSGGMTYGTLKLVARFIPLRASDVELEVGDHAMHGEESTDIGAWTRPSHGARLEPVAAEMVEEVGV from the coding sequence ATGATCAATAATCTAACATGGAACCGCATTTATGAGGAGGCTCCCAACATGTATGTTCCGGACCCAGCGTATTTAAATGCAGGAGACACCGCTTGGCAATTGATGTCCGCCACGTTGGTGGGACTCATGTCGGTCCCGGGTCTGGCCGTACTATACGGGGGATTAGTGCGACGGAAGTTTGCCGTCAATTCGGCCTTGATGGTGCTTTATGCTTTTGCCATGGTGTTGGTCGTCTGGGTGCTTTATGGATATCGTTTGGGATTTGGGGTGCCGGCACATCTTGGACCGGGGATTTTGTCGCAATTAATGGGGATACCGGGTCCCGCATTAAGTGCCGCGACCGAACAGGGGCGCGCACAGATTCCCCTCCTACAAAACGCCATGCCGGGACTTCGGATGCCCTCTTCCGCATTAATCTACTTTCAATTCGTGTTTGCCGCAATTGCCCCCGGATTACTCGCGGGTGCGGTATTGGGTCGGATGAACTTTAAAGCATGGATGATTTTTGTTCCCCTGTGGTCCACCTTGGTATACAGCATTCAGGCATTTTGGCTGTGGGGCGGTGGCTGGTTGGCCCAGCTGGGGGCCGTCGATTACAGCGGCGGATATGTCATTCATGTGGCGGCCGGGGTTTCCGGGTTTGTGGCGGCTTGGACGATTGGTCCGCGGTTGGCGCGGGACCGGCAGGATAAACCGCACAACTTATTGTTTGCTCTTTTGGGGGCCGGCATTTTGTGGCTCGGATGGAACGGATTTAATGGCGGGGACCCCTATTTTGCCAACGCGGATGCCGCCGCGGCCGTCATCAACACGAACGTGGCCGCTGCGGTCGCCCTTTTGGCGTGGCTGTTCTTGGATGTCTTCGCGCACAATCGGGCAAGCCTGACGGGGGCGATTAACGGCATGATTGCCGGACTCGTCGCCATTACGCCGGCTGCCGGCTATGTAAACGGGTCGGGAGCGATCGTGATTGGTCTGGCGGCCGGAATTATTCCCTGGCTAACCATGAACCGCTGGGGCCACCGGGGACTCTTTGCCCGAGTGGACGATAGTCTGGGTGTGGTGCATACACACGCGATTGCCGGTGCGGTTGGCGGCCTTTTGACCGGCGTTTTGGCGGATCCCCACATGGTGGAATACCTGGCTCGGGGTCATGGGGCCGGGGTGGCGGTGACGGGTTGGCTTTACGGCAATCCTCATCAATTTTTTGTGCAACTGCTCGCCTTAGCTGTGGTCGTGGCGTATAGCGGGGGAATGACATACGGGACATTGAAATTGGTGGCCCGCTTTATTCCCTTGCGGGCGTCCGACGTGGAGTTGGAAGTCGGGGATCATGCGATGCACGGGGAAGAGTCGACAGACATTGGGGCTTGGACCCGTCCGAGTCATGGGGCGCGTTTAGAACCCGTCGCCGCCGAAATGGTCGAAGAGGTGGGCGTCTAG
- a CDS encoding major facilitator superfamily MFS_1 (PFAM: Sugar (and other) transporter~COGs: COG2271 Sugar phosphate permease~InterPro IPR011701~KEGG: afo:Afer_0325 major facilitator superfamily MFS_1~PFAM: Major facilitator superfamily MFS-1~SPTR: Major facilitator superfamily MFS_1), translated as MERETTVTETLNQAPLSLFHFRALLTAGMGFFTDAYDLFIIGAALVLIKAQWAPNKYLLGLVGSTALIAAFVGAFVFGRLADVYGRKKIYGLEALLMGLGALASAFSPNIIWLIVFRFIMGIGIGGDYPVSAVLMSEYANTRDRGKLVSLVFSMQALGLIAGPIVALTLLAAGIPQDIAWRLMLGLGAIPALGVILLRRRMPESPRYTARVQGDAKKAADNLVQFTEGAVASSQKDAVVRMTLGQFLANPKYLLTLLGTAGTWFIFDYAYYGNSISLPLVLKTVAPHASTLQSMAWSLLIFVVAAVPGYVLAFTTIDKIGHKRLQLIGFTFMGLAFGLIGLVPNMTHLILPFLLLFGLSYFFAEFGPNTTTFVLSAELYPVNMRTTGHGISAGVAKVGAFIGVFVFPILSKALGLRGTLLITFAFSMVGLLLTFLLPEPSQRSLEDISGEEQAAIRMEPASNQ; from the coding sequence GTGGAACGGGAAACGACGGTCACCGAGACTCTGAACCAAGCGCCTTTATCATTGTTCCATTTTCGCGCCCTATTAACCGCCGGGATGGGATTTTTTACGGATGCCTATGATTTATTCATCATCGGCGCGGCATTGGTGCTCATTAAGGCCCAGTGGGCACCTAACAAATATCTCTTGGGTTTGGTCGGCTCTACCGCACTCATTGCCGCGTTTGTGGGAGCTTTTGTATTTGGTCGTCTGGCGGATGTTTACGGCCGCAAGAAAATCTATGGCCTCGAAGCGTTGTTAATGGGGCTGGGGGCGCTTGCCTCGGCTTTTTCGCCCAATATTATCTGGCTCATCGTTTTTCGGTTTATCATGGGGATCGGGATTGGCGGCGACTATCCGGTCAGTGCCGTCCTGATGAGCGAATACGCCAATACCCGGGACCGCGGCAAATTGGTGTCGCTGGTTTTCTCCATGCAGGCGTTGGGCTTAATTGCCGGTCCGATTGTGGCACTGACGCTCCTGGCGGCCGGTATTCCTCAAGATATCGCGTGGCGGTTGATGCTGGGGTTGGGGGCGATTCCTGCTTTAGGAGTCATTTTACTGCGTCGGCGGATGCCCGAATCCCCGCGCTACACGGCCCGGGTGCAGGGGGATGCCAAAAAAGCGGCGGACAACTTGGTTCAATTTACCGAAGGGGCCGTCGCCAGTTCGCAAAAAGATGCCGTCGTGCGCATGACCTTGGGCCAGTTTCTCGCCAATCCCAAATATTTGTTGACGCTTTTAGGCACGGCGGGTACGTGGTTTATTTTTGACTATGCCTATTACGGGAACTCCATTTCCCTACCGCTGGTACTGAAAACTGTCGCCCCGCATGCGTCCACTTTACAATCGATGGCGTGGTCCCTGCTTATTTTTGTGGTCGCGGCGGTCCCGGGTTATGTCTTGGCTTTTACCACGATTGATAAGATTGGGCATAAACGGCTGCAACTGATAGGGTTTACCTTTATGGGGTTGGCCTTCGGATTAATCGGATTGGTTCCCAATATGACCCATTTGATTCTGCCCTTTCTCTTGTTGTTCGGATTGAGTTACTTCTTTGCCGAGTTTGGTCCCAATACCACGACGTTTGTCTTGTCAGCCGAATTATATCCGGTGAATATGCGAACGACCGGACACGGCATTTCCGCCGGGGTAGCAAAAGTCGGCGCGTTTATCGGGGTGTTCGTCTTCCCCATTCTGTCAAAGGCGCTAGGACTTCGGGGCACATTACTCATTACCTTTGCCTTTTCGATGGTCGGGTTGTTGCTTACGTTCTTGTTACCGGAACCGAGTCAACGGTCCTTGGAGGATATCTCGGGGGAAGAGCAGGCGGCTATCCGGATGGAGCCGGCTTCCAACCAATAG
- a CDS encoding protein of unknown function DUF6 transmembrane (PFAM: EamA-like transporter family~InterPro IPR000620~KEGG: bts:Btus_2826 protein of unknown function DUF6 transmembrane~PFAM: Protein of unknown function DUF6, transmembrane~SPTR: Putative uncharacterized protein), producing the protein MHAPRPATIPVSPSAWTIWVPFVGLVIIWSLAWPVSKLALIYAPPLLFAGLRVFSSGLVLMFVVAFILHKRPTRRQWRLNALLSLFNVSLFYGVQNIALAHLPAGLLSILVYTQPIFTALLARWWLAESLTGAKMIGIGLGFGGVLAISLQGLTGPTAVTSIGLGILSGLSWALGTVFYKRYSVPPDPLLDMSIELTLGGAVLLIWGSLAEPWSQMHWTLAFGAAWGYTAIFGTAIAWALWAHLLRQGDASRVASWTFLVPVLSTVMSVVWLGEHDSPWLWLGGVLVVCGTILVNRRSRPSPGDLRNR; encoded by the coding sequence GTGCATGCACCTAGGCCCGCGACAATCCCTGTTTCCCCGTCCGCTTGGACCATTTGGGTACCGTTTGTCGGCCTCGTAATCATTTGGAGTCTGGCCTGGCCGGTATCCAAACTGGCCTTGATCTATGCTCCACCCCTCCTTTTTGCCGGTCTTCGGGTTTTCAGCAGTGGCCTGGTCTTAATGTTCGTGGTGGCCTTCATCCTTCATAAGCGTCCCACCCGCCGACAATGGCGGTTGAACGCCCTCTTATCCCTCTTCAACGTCAGTCTTTTTTACGGAGTGCAAAACATCGCGTTGGCTCATTTGCCGGCCGGTTTATTATCCATCTTGGTCTACACCCAGCCCATCTTCACCGCATTACTGGCACGCTGGTGGCTAGCCGAAAGCTTGACCGGAGCCAAAATGATCGGTATCGGGCTAGGATTTGGCGGGGTGCTGGCCATTAGCCTGCAAGGGTTGACAGGCCCTACGGCCGTCACCAGCATTGGACTCGGTATTTTGTCGGGACTGTCCTGGGCTCTCGGCACCGTTTTCTATAAACGGTATAGCGTGCCGCCGGACCCTCTGTTAGACATGAGCATCGAATTGACGTTGGGTGGGGCGGTCTTGCTGATCTGGGGAAGCTTGGCCGAACCGTGGTCGCAAATGCACTGGACCCTCGCGTTTGGGGCGGCATGGGGGTATACCGCAATTTTCGGCACGGCAATCGCCTGGGCACTTTGGGCTCATCTTTTACGGCAAGGGGACGCCTCCCGGGTCGCCTCCTGGACCTTTTTGGTGCCCGTGCTATCCACCGTCATGTCGGTTGTCTGGTTAGGGGAACACGACAGTCCCTGGCTCTGGTTAGGCGGGGTACTGGTGGTATGCGGCACCATTTTGGTCAATCGGCGGTCAAGACCCTCGCCCGGTGACCTGAGGAATCGATGA
- a CDS encoding methyl-accepting chemotaxis sensory transducer (PFAM: Methyl-accepting chemotaxis protein (MCP) signaling domain~COGs: COG0840 Methyl-accepting chemotaxis protein~InterPro IPR004089~KEGG: tmr:Tmar_2096 methyl-accepting chemotaxis sensory transducer~PFAM: Chemotaxis methyl-accepting receptor, signalling~SMART: Chemotaxis methyl-accepting receptor, signalling~SPTR: Methyl-accepting chemotaxis sensory transducer), which produces MVDSSSPVVSHNPNPAPRASLMVRVWNAYLAWPLQRKFAWQLGGAMIMIALILLITIVAVWPLGFAVASRILLGPVILAAVAEVTGLIALRANRRYVTGGIVTQIQDIQRVVDGDVETSQSAPETQDEVRALFEAGTRLIQRLRLLLYRIFYIGAALTRQSQASVRSVEEVDQAVHDIGSLMTELREATEADAHALMQVAQSVGELTQAANQIAQVAENQAANAHEAHDAVRQLEAAMNRVKEAQSQGHQVAEEAQHHVYDAVNAIHASLVGIGQLPPAIRAVNANSQSLAQQVQALTPVVSTIQDIAQQTNLLALNAAIEAARAGEAGRGFAVVAESVKSLAQQSLTAAEQTANTLGAIRAAIEQMATEAEKTAAQAENTEQQLALVQSSVEDIPDVLRSFADVLDQVQHAITEAAEQEAKVAQRITNEATAAEEYAASVEEMTATIQQLDGTVRRLAASSQHNLTIAERVPLELGKIRQEMAISLGTVAAMTDTVHILDNLVSRWKLAFSVSETAAFTDAMLDLLRRWSRQIQTLLESHLPPEAFSFDYHPASPDDLRHLFDPGPVTRFDPPRYQSGWDRVVDPTLARWMEDATREAQTQFPGVLRVTFCDVNGFVIAEPRAFAGDLTGNPAQDSKNLVKQKLDSSPGLMSLLRHAGLSHPPMNRPTLSRSEVLSLMWPPTTEPFDMLAYRRVTGDLMLDVAVPVYAHGLYLGALIGGGPVARILQDDTRS; this is translated from the coding sequence ATGGTTGATTCGTCTTCACCCGTGGTTTCCCATAACCCCAATCCGGCGCCCCGAGCCTCGCTCATGGTCCGCGTCTGGAACGCCTATTTAGCCTGGCCGCTCCAACGAAAGTTTGCCTGGCAACTGGGCGGAGCCATGATCATGATTGCGCTGATTCTTCTGATCACCATCGTCGCCGTATGGCCCTTGGGCTTCGCCGTCGCCTCACGGATTCTCCTGGGGCCGGTCATTCTGGCCGCGGTAGCCGAGGTGACCGGGCTCATCGCTTTACGCGCCAACCGACGCTATGTTACCGGTGGGATCGTGACCCAGATTCAAGACATTCAACGGGTCGTCGACGGCGACGTGGAAACGAGCCAAAGCGCCCCCGAAACCCAGGACGAAGTCCGTGCGCTCTTTGAAGCCGGCACCCGATTAATCCAACGACTCAGGTTATTGCTCTACCGTATCTTTTATATCGGCGCCGCGCTGACCCGGCAAAGCCAAGCCTCCGTCCGGAGTGTCGAAGAAGTCGACCAGGCGGTCCATGACATTGGCTCCCTCATGACGGAACTGCGTGAGGCAACCGAGGCCGATGCCCATGCCTTAATGCAGGTGGCCCAGTCGGTCGGCGAGTTGACCCAAGCCGCTAATCAAATTGCCCAAGTGGCCGAAAATCAGGCTGCCAACGCCCATGAAGCGCATGATGCCGTACGTCAGCTCGAAGCGGCGATGAATCGGGTCAAAGAGGCCCAATCCCAAGGGCACCAGGTGGCCGAAGAAGCGCAACACCACGTCTATGACGCCGTCAACGCCATTCATGCCAGTCTTGTGGGCATCGGCCAGCTACCGCCCGCCATCCGGGCGGTTAATGCCAATAGTCAGTCTCTCGCGCAGCAAGTGCAAGCCTTAACCCCGGTCGTCTCTACCATTCAAGACATCGCCCAGCAAACCAACTTGTTGGCCCTGAACGCCGCAATTGAGGCCGCCCGCGCAGGTGAGGCAGGCCGTGGATTCGCGGTAGTCGCCGAATCGGTCAAATCCCTCGCCCAACAAAGTTTGACCGCGGCCGAACAAACGGCGAATACGCTCGGTGCGATTCGGGCGGCCATTGAACAAATGGCCACCGAGGCGGAGAAGACCGCGGCACAAGCCGAAAATACCGAGCAGCAATTGGCGCTGGTTCAGTCGTCCGTAGAAGACATCCCGGATGTTCTTCGGTCTTTCGCGGACGTACTCGACCAAGTGCAACACGCCATCACCGAGGCCGCCGAACAAGAGGCGAAAGTGGCCCAACGCATCACCAACGAAGCCACCGCGGCGGAAGAGTATGCCGCCTCGGTCGAAGAAATGACAGCCACCATCCAGCAGTTGGACGGCACTGTGCGGCGTCTTGCCGCGTCATCCCAACACAATTTGACGATTGCCGAACGGGTGCCGTTGGAACTTGGCAAAATCCGTCAGGAAATGGCCATCAGCCTTGGCACCGTCGCCGCGATGACCGACACCGTCCACATTTTGGACAATCTCGTGAGCCGATGGAAACTGGCGTTTTCCGTTTCCGAAACCGCCGCCTTCACCGATGCCATGTTAGATTTGCTGCGCCGGTGGAGCCGTCAAATTCAAACCTTGTTGGAATCCCACCTGCCGCCGGAGGCGTTTTCGTTTGACTATCACCCGGCCTCACCCGACGACCTCAGGCACCTTTTTGACCCGGGTCCGGTCACCCGCTTTGACCCCCCGCGCTATCAGTCCGGATGGGACCGCGTTGTCGACCCCACGTTGGCACGTTGGATGGAGGACGCGACCCGGGAGGCTCAAACACAATTTCCGGGTGTTTTGCGGGTTACCTTTTGTGATGTCAACGGCTTCGTTATTGCCGAGCCCCGCGCCTTTGCCGGCGACTTAACCGGCAATCCCGCGCAGGACAGTAAAAATCTCGTCAAGCAAAAGCTCGATAGCTCCCCGGGCCTCATGAGTTTATTACGCCATGCCGGGCTATCCCATCCGCCGATGAACCGGCCGACCTTATCCCGATCCGAGGTGCTTTCCCTGATGTGGCCGCCGACAACGGAACCTTTTGATATGCTCGCCTATCGGCGAGTCACCGGCGATTTGATGTTAGATGTCGCGGTTCCGGTGTATGCCCACGGCCTCTATCTTGGGGCCCTCATTGGAGGAGGGCCGGTTGCCCGGATTTTACAAGACGATACCCGTTCCTAA
- a CDS encoding transposase IS116/IS110/IS902 family protein (PFAM: Transposase IS116/IS110/IS902 family; Transposase~InterPro IPR002525:IPR003346~KEGG: gka:GK2025 transposase~PFAM: Transposase, IS116/IS110/IS902; Transposase, IS111A/IS1328/IS1533~SPTR: Transposase) — MDLEVVVTHGAGLDVHKKVIVATVLTPTVKETRSFGTLTPDLLALADWLQSCGVTHVAMEATGVYWKPVVNLLEAYPFEAVMVVNPQHIKGMPGRKTDVQDSQWIAGLLRIGALKASYIPPRPQRELREIVRYRTSLQQARATEANRIQKVLEGANVKLGSVISDVLGVTGQRILAALADGMTDPAALADLADPRIRASRDTLIHALTGLVTAHQRLMLRVQLQHVAFLDRQIAALSEEIATRLANFDDALTRLQTIPGVERRTAEIIIAEIGTDLQRFPSAGHLVSWAGFSPGQNESAGKARPTRTRKGSKALRAALTQSGHAAGKTQTYLGAVYHRLAGRRGKQRAAVATGRHILIAVYAILRTPGAVYEDLGATYYDQRDRQALVRREIRRLEALGYRVMVEPTSAAS, encoded by the coding sequence ATGGACTTAGAGGTTGTCGTGACCCATGGCGCCGGGTTGGACGTCCACAAGAAGGTCATTGTGGCCACGGTGTTGACGCCGACGGTCAAGGAGACCCGGTCGTTTGGGACCCTGACGCCCGATCTCTTGGCGTTAGCCGATTGGCTGCAATCCTGTGGGGTCACGCACGTGGCCATGGAAGCAACCGGCGTGTATTGGAAGCCGGTCGTGAACCTGTTGGAAGCCTATCCCTTTGAGGCCGTGATGGTTGTGAATCCCCAGCACATTAAGGGCATGCCCGGGCGGAAGACCGACGTGCAGGACTCGCAATGGATCGCTGGATTGCTCCGGATCGGCGCGTTGAAGGCCAGCTATATCCCGCCACGCCCGCAGCGCGAGCTGCGGGAGATCGTGCGCTACCGGACGAGCCTGCAGCAAGCCCGCGCCACAGAAGCCAACCGGATCCAAAAGGTGTTGGAAGGGGCCAATGTCAAGCTCGGGAGCGTCATCAGCGATGTATTGGGTGTCACCGGCCAGCGCATTCTCGCCGCCCTGGCGGACGGCATGACCGACCCGGCGGCCCTCGCCGATTTGGCCGATCCCCGGATCCGCGCCTCCCGGGACACCCTGATCCATGCCTTGACCGGCTTGGTGACGGCCCATCAGCGCCTGATGCTGCGCGTGCAGCTCCAACATGTGGCCTTTTTGGACCGCCAGATTGCGGCGCTGTCGGAGGAAATCGCCACGCGCCTCGCAAATTTTGACGACGCCCTCACCCGGTTGCAAACCATTCCCGGGGTCGAGCGTCGCACGGCCGAGATCATTATCGCCGAGATTGGGACCGATCTGCAACGGTTCCCGTCCGCCGGGCATCTGGTCTCCTGGGCCGGCTTCAGCCCCGGACAGAACGAGAGTGCGGGGAAAGCACGACCGACGCGCACCCGTAAGGGCAGTAAAGCGCTGCGGGCCGCCTTGACTCAAAGCGGCCATGCCGCCGGCAAGACCCAGACCTATCTGGGGGCGGTGTATCACCGCCTCGCAGGCCGCCGCGGGAAGCAACGCGCGGCCGTGGCGACCGGGCGCCACATTTTGATCGCGGTCTATGCGATCTTACGGACCCCGGGGGCTGTCTACGAAGATTTGGGCGCTACCTATTATGATCAGCGGGATCGGCAGGCCTTGGTCCGCCGGGAAATTCGCCGGCTCGAAGCCTTGGGCTATCGGGTCATGGTGGAGCCGACCTCGGCGGCGAGTTAA
- a CDS encoding sulfide-quinone oxidoreductase (PFAM: Pyridine nucleotide-disulphide oxidoreductase~COGs: COG1252 NADH dehydrogenase FAD-containing subunit~InterPro IPR013027~KEGG: dak:DaAHT2_2661 FAD-dependent pyridine nucleotide-disulfide oxidoreductase~PFAM: FAD-dependent pyridine nucleotide-disulphide oxidoreductase~SPTR: Sulfide-quinone reductase): MPDVVVLGSGFAGLTAALSIRRGLGRQAGYRVVVIAKDAQFVYRPALVDVAFGHKPLDDIRFALEPIYRRAGIEWMPAVVTDVDPDQRQVKTSSGTVSYDKLVVALGERFAYDEVPGLKDYGLTVCSVEGTLKLQTALRQYTGGPAVVGWAQNCQTGGPAFEVALELHHYLETKQLQGPMTFVDPLPKFWAPAGERASRYLEQLFNQKGITRLGPVTVRAVEADRVILDDGRELPSRLTIITPPFRGDPALSRLAHGHPRGWIETGKDMRSVHDPDVYVAGNATAFEGPKQGHTAMLQAEVVAANLVRDLVGRPEARRQYHHEMSCVLNLGNGRGLYVRRSLWDQRHRTVKLGRQWPLAKKLLEYLFVHTPVFREWGVPITWVTR, encoded by the coding sequence ATGCCGGACGTGGTGGTTCTAGGGAGCGGTTTTGCCGGGTTAACCGCGGCCTTGTCGATTCGGCGCGGATTAGGCCGACAAGCGGGATACCGGGTCGTCGTCATAGCGAAAGATGCCCAGTTTGTCTATCGTCCGGCGTTGGTCGACGTGGCGTTCGGCCATAAGCCGTTGGACGATATTCGTTTTGCCTTGGAACCGATTTATCGGCGGGCAGGCATTGAGTGGATGCCGGCGGTCGTAACCGACGTGGATCCCGATCAACGCCAAGTGAAGACCTCTTCGGGGACGGTCAGCTATGACAAGCTGGTGGTGGCGCTAGGAGAACGCTTTGCTTATGACGAAGTTCCCGGACTGAAGGACTATGGGTTGACGGTTTGTAGTGTCGAGGGTACCCTCAAACTTCAAACGGCGTTACGCCAGTATACCGGTGGCCCGGCGGTGGTGGGTTGGGCGCAAAACTGCCAGACGGGGGGACCGGCTTTCGAAGTGGCGCTCGAACTCCACCATTATTTGGAGACCAAACAGCTTCAGGGCCCGATGACGTTTGTGGATCCGTTACCGAAGTTTTGGGCTCCGGCCGGGGAACGGGCGAGTCGATATTTGGAGCAGCTGTTTAACCAAAAAGGCATCACCCGGCTGGGACCGGTTACCGTTCGGGCGGTGGAGGCGGACCGGGTCATTTTAGATGACGGCCGGGAGTTGCCGTCTCGTCTTACGATTATCACCCCGCCCTTTCGGGGCGATCCGGCATTAAGTCGGCTGGCGCACGGACATCCTCGAGGATGGATAGAAACCGGAAAAGATATGCGATCGGTTCATGACCCCGACGTCTACGTCGCCGGCAATGCGACCGCTTTTGAAGGGCCTAAGCAAGGGCATACGGCGATGCTTCAGGCCGAGGTGGTGGCGGCGAATCTGGTCCGGGATCTCGTAGGCCGACCGGAGGCTCGTCGGCAATATCACCACGAGATGAGTTGCGTATTGAATTTGGGCAATGGCCGCGGACTTTATGTCCGGCGTTCGCTCTGGGATCAGCGGCACCGGACGGTGAAACTCGGACGCCAATGGCCGCTGGCCAAAAAGCTATTGGAATATCTCTTTGTCCATACGCCGGTGTTTCGGGAATGGGGGGTACCCATTACCTGGGTCACCCGCTAA